A part of Methanomassiliicoccaceae archaeon genomic DNA contains:
- a CDS encoding DUF368 domain-containing protein — protein sequence MGRVADIKNGLVGAFIGVLSILPGASGGVAAVVFGIYERLMEDLGDIFHKWRTDFRFLFFVVGGMGLGMIVTAFGLDWLLANLEVPAMFFFTGLIVGQFPDVYKMTREDEKKGSALNYLALVAGIAITVLLMFAGTVEETGADTEIAHGAIMYIVLIVTGLIIAASKIAPGVSGSAILLAMGLYKPLINSFTNFDIVVIVLFGIGLVVGLVLFAKIVTWALRSYRKSTYYLIFGLTVGSTLIVAYSTLTATDTWIEALGGFAALILGLALSVFLSRISKKYSDELQE from the coding sequence ATGGGCAGGGTCGCCGATATAAAGAACGGTCTTGTTGGAGCGTTCATAGGCGTTCTGAGCATCCTTCCGGGTGCCAGCGGAGGCGTTGCGGCCGTAGTGTTCGGAATATACGAGAGACTCATGGAGGACCTCGGAGATATCTTCCACAAATGGAGAACTGATTTCAGGTTCCTGTTTTTCGTCGTCGGAGGCATGGGCCTCGGAATGATCGTCACCGCCTTCGGATTGGACTGGCTTCTGGCAAATCTGGAGGTCCCGGCCATGTTCTTCTTCACAGGACTGATTGTGGGGCAGTTCCCTGACGTCTACAAGATGACGCGCGAGGACGAAAAGAAAGGTTCCGCTCTGAATTATCTCGCGCTAGTAGCCGGTATCGCCATAACGGTCCTGCTTATGTTCGCCGGTACAGTGGAGGAAACAGGCGCCGACACGGAGATCGCCCACGGAGCGATTATGTATATCGTGCTAATCGTAACAGGATTGATAATAGCCGCTTCCAAGATAGCTCCGGGAGTCAGCGGTAGCGCAATATTGTTGGCGATGGGCCTTTACAAACCCCTGATCAACTCCTTCACAAACTTCGACATCGTCGTAATCGTGCTTTTCGGGATAGGTTTGGTCGTAGGGCTCGTCCTCTTCGCAAAAATCGTAACATGGGCCCTCAGATCCTATCGTAAATCGACATATTATCTCATATTCGGCCTAACAGTGGGTTCCACACTGATAGTGGCTTACAGCACCTTGACCGCGACCGACACCTGGATCGAGGCGCTGGGAGGGTTCGCGGCGCTTATCTTGGGACTTGCGCTCAGCGTATTCCTTTCGAGAATCAGCAAAAAATATTCCGATGAACTGCAGGAATGA
- a CDS encoding ammonium transporter gives MKLGIMIAIVAVAITSVSLFLLPEVSAETAGILAEDAAGVLDHTDMTWVLVATILVFMMAPALALFYGGMLRKQSMTSTIAQCIMGVALVFVIWVFVGYSLAFSGDFGGFIGDLGFALMYNVPYDSSSLGLTIPDMEFLMFQGMFAGVTACIVIGASAERARFSAIMLFLALWSVLVYAPMAHMVWGGGLLSTAGGHIVSLDYAGGTVVHICAGITGVAIAMVLGKRSSRTIKDRPHSIPWMYLGAILLWLGWIGFNGGSGLAVNETLVIVIATTIISSMVAMLAWGAVQVLHAGRVSVSGMCAGFLSGLVAITPACAFVSPASAALIGAVAAIICYFGVIFMRKRSGVDDALDVFGIHGIGGIWGAIATGIFASSMLTDTPGLIDGGVDLFAGQLVAVGFTLAYCFAVSFVIMKAISLVMRIRYTEDEELIGGDIAEHGESAYN, from the coding sequence ATGAAATTGGGAATAATGATCGCGATCGTCGCAGTTGCAATCACATCGGTGTCGCTCTTCCTTTTACCGGAGGTGTCAGCGGAAACCGCTGGAATACTGGCGGAGGATGCCGCGGGCGTACTGGACCATACCGATATGACGTGGGTGCTCGTAGCGACCATATTGGTATTCATGATGGCTCCCGCCTTGGCGTTGTTCTATGGAGGGATGCTCAGGAAGCAAAGCATGACCTCCACCATCGCCCAGTGCATTATGGGGGTCGCGCTGGTTTTCGTCATATGGGTGTTCGTAGGATACTCTTTGGCCTTCAGCGGGGACTTCGGCGGCTTCATAGGGGACCTGGGTTTCGCACTCATGTACAACGTACCGTACGATTCGAGTTCTTTGGGCCTGACGATACCCGATATGGAGTTCCTGATGTTCCAGGGAATGTTTGCAGGGGTGACCGCATGCATCGTGATCGGCGCCAGCGCAGAGAGGGCGAGGTTCTCGGCCATAATGCTGTTCCTGGCCCTCTGGTCCGTCCTGGTGTACGCCCCTATGGCGCATATGGTATGGGGAGGCGGGCTGCTCTCGACGGCGGGAGGCCATATCGTATCTCTCGATTACGCAGGAGGAACGGTTGTCCACATATGTGCGGGAATAACCGGCGTTGCGATCGCGATGGTCCTCGGAAAGAGGAGCAGCAGGACGATTAAGGACAGGCCTCACAGCATCCCCTGGATGTATCTCGGGGCAATACTGCTGTGGCTGGGATGGATCGGTTTCAACGGAGGGTCCGGGCTAGCGGTCAACGAGACATTGGTGATCGTCATCGCGACGACCATCATCAGCTCGATGGTCGCAATGCTGGCATGGGGCGCGGTGCAGGTGTTGCACGCGGGGCGCGTTAGCGTTTCGGGCATGTGCGCGGGCTTCCTGTCGGGATTGGTCGCCATCACTCCGGCATGTGCGTTCGTCAGTCCGGCGTCCGCCGCACTCATCGGCGCTGTGGCTGCGATCATATGCTACTTCGGAGTGATATTCATGAGAAAGAGATCGGGAGTGGACGATGCGCTGGACGTGTTCGGGATACACGGCATCGGAGGCATATGGGGGGCGATCGCCACAGGCATATTCGCATCTTCCATGCTGACCGACACTCCCGGGCTCATCGACGGAGGGGTCGATCTGTTCGCGGGGCAGCTGGTAGCCGTAGGGTTCACGCTGGCGTACTGTTTCGCAGTCTCCTTCGTGATAATGAAGGCCATTTCCCTCGTGATGAGGATACGTTACACCGAGGACGAGGAACTGATAGGCGGAGATATCGCAGAGCACGGAGAGTCTGCGTACAACTGA
- a CDS encoding P-II family nitrogen regulator yields MKMIVAIIRPERLQNVKDALRCNGIMGMTMVQVKGRGSQSGINISTRTGIFRVDEIEKVMLEIVVEDDQKQLTIDTVKEAALTGHIGDGRIFVIPVEESIKVHDE; encoded by the coding sequence ATGAAAATGATAGTGGCGATAATCCGCCCGGAAAGGCTCCAGAACGTAAAGGATGCGCTCAGGTGCAACGGCATAATGGGCATGACAATGGTCCAGGTGAAGGGAAGAGGTTCCCAATCGGGGATAAACATCTCCACCAGGACCGGAATCTTTCGTGTGGACGAGATAGAGAAGGTCATGCTGGAGATAGTCGTGGAGGACGACCAGAAGCAACTGACCATAGATACCGTAAAGGAGGCTGCGCTGACGGGACACATAGGCGACGGGCGCATATTCGTAATACCGGTCGAAGAATCGATAAAAGTTCACGATGAATGA
- a CDS encoding DUF1638 domain-containing protein, producing the protein MASGILGIIACPMLEDELIYSVKNDSEPKMVYVLDTKHCGNLKTKLNGEGVPYEVLSETDFDLGRVKINEDSFNIVIKMNDLGLHAEPKDLRALVEKQIAEIQSDVDALGIYYGLCGNIGWDLSVWCKSMGYKPTEVFRDFEGHVCDDCIGVCVGGGPRYLDLVKKYTGMLYATPATASNWRDALGAGVAGDYKKIIKSMNSIDSLRELGINTPEEYMKWLLNVCGYKNILKIDSGLADMDEFDKNLEEMSNNLELKIKEAEPGWATLQPAEDIYAACKRNMRS; encoded by the coding sequence ATGGCTTCTGGAATTCTTGGCATAATTGCGTGTCCAATGCTCGAGGACGAGTTGATATACTCTGTGAAGAACGACTCTGAACCAAAGATGGTATATGTTTTGGACACTAAGCATTGTGGAAATTTAAAGACAAAATTAAATGGAGAGGGAGTGCCCTACGAAGTCCTTTCAGAAACCGATTTTGATCTAGGTAGAGTAAAAATCAATGAAGATTCTTTCAACATAGTCATAAAGATGAATGATCTGGGACTTCATGCCGAGCCCAAGGACCTTAGGGCCCTTGTAGAGAAGCAGATTGCAGAGATACAGTCCGATGTCGATGCATTGGGCATTTATTATGGACTTTGTGGAAACATAGGTTGGGATCTTTCTGTCTGGTGTAAAAGTATGGGGTATAAACCTACAGAAGTTTTCCGTGATTTTGAAGGGCACGTCTGTGATGATTGCATAGGGGTGTGCGTAGGCGGCGGTCCGAGATATCTAGACCTTGTGAAAAAATATACGGGGATGCTTTATGCTACTCCGGCCACAGCCTCCAATTGGAGGGACGCTCTTGGCGCGGGGGTCGCGGGCGACTATAAAAAGATAATAAAATCCATGAACAGTATCGATTCCCTCCGGGAATTAGGAATTAATACGCCCGAGGAGTACATGAAGTGGCTTTTAAATGTCTGCGGGTACAAGAATATTTTGAAGATAGATAGCGGTCTGGCAGATATGGATGAATTCGATAAGAATTTGGAAGAAATGTCAAACAATTTGGAACTAAAAATCAAAGAAGCAGAGCCAGGATGGGCGACCCTTCAACCCGCTGAGGACATATATGCCGCATGCAAGAGAAATATGAGGTCATGA